In the genome of Populus alba chromosome 11, ASM523922v2, whole genome shotgun sequence, one region contains:
- the LOC118031509 gene encoding G-type lectin S-receptor-like serine/threonine-protein kinase At4g27290 gives MSLSKILLLTIHASMDTKRTLFSNAIVLFMASNMFASCCGIDIINQTHFISDSKNESLISSNGNFKLGFFSPGNSPSRYIGIWFNKVSKQTVVWVANREIPLTKTAGIFKIAANGNLVVVDSKGRTPLWSTNISIPNANSSAKLLPSGNLVLVVKNNSGNSESIVWQSFDYPTDTILPGMRFGLNRETGLNQFLTSWKSSDEPAPGDFSFGLNPNGSPQYFLYMNLAPYWRGGPWNGRSLSGTPDLSTRVKSNRADFNNEAGLFNYSFVSNKQGTYITFHLRNTSVFSSLVLEPTGIVKRVTWREDSQDWALFWLEPDDSCDVYANCGSYSMCNFNNAIKCSCLPGFEPLSPHDWRTRCVEKRKFQCGKGAGEGFLKMANVKIPDAIGTHVYTNLSLKECEMECLRSCNCSGYASLDINNEGQGCLAWYGELNDMQQYTDEGQDFYLRVEAGELAAYAKNSSKSSKATNWMVRVIILFAIALLLLFVSIYLHSRKKRARKGYLEKRRRCELLSLDPETCMSSSKDLPSAHECEENLNITFYDLGTIRAATDNFSSERKLGEGGFGPVYKGKLSNGKEVAIKRLSKNSGQGIDEFKNEVLLIAKLQHRNLVRLLGCCIEAEEKMLIYEYMPNKSLDCFIFDQSRKASLGWEERFEIIMGIARGILYLHQDSRLRIIHRDLKTSNVLLDGEMSAKISDFGTARIFCGNQNQANTNRVVGTFGYMSPEYALDGLFSVKSDVFSFGVLLLEIISGRKNIGFFKEDLSSNLIRYTWNLWKDGKALEMMDLSIRQSCPSSEVLRCIQVGLLCVQDCAANRPTMSEIIFMLSTDTTLPSPTQPTFSITRSQNDPSSPAIDTSSSVNQVTISLVDAR, from the exons ATGAGTTTGTCCAAAATATTGTTACTGACCATCCATGCCTCCATGGACACCAAGAGAACTCTCTTTTCCAATGCCATTGTACTTTTCATGGCTTCCAATATGTTCGCATCTTGTTGTGGAATTGACATCATAAATCAAACCCACTTCATCTCAGATAGCAAAAATGAATCCCTCATATCCTCCAATGGAAATTTCAAGCTAGGCTTCTTTAGTCCAGGCAACTCTCCAAGCCGGTACATTGGAATATGGTTCAACAAGGTCTCGAAACAAACTGTTGTTTGGGTTGCCAACAGAGAAATTCCACTTACGAAAACCGCTGGCATTTTCAAGATTGCTGCAAATGGAAATCTGGTTGTTGTTGATAGCAAAGGAAGGACTCCTCTTTGGTCCACCAACATTTCTATTCCAAATGCCAACTCATCTGCCAAGCTCTTACCTTCAGGCAACCTTGTTTTGGTGGTCAAGAACAACTCAGGTAACTCTGAATCCATTGTATGGCAAAGCTTTGATTATCCTACTGATACTATCTTGCCTGGAATGAGATTTGGCTTGAACCGGGAAACTGGTTTAAATCAATTCCTAACTTCATGGAAATCAAGTGATGAGCCGGCACCTGGAGATTTCTCATTTGGGCTTAACCCAAATGGTTCACCTCAGTACTTCTTGTACATGAATCTGGCTCCATATTGGCGAGGTGGACCATGGAACGGTAGGAGCCTGAGTGGTACACCTGATCTATCAACCCGGGTCAAGAGCAATCGTGCAGACTTCAACAATGAGGCTGGTTTGTTCAACTATAGTTTTGTCAGCAACAAACAAGGAACTTACATCACTTTCCATCTAAGAAACACTTCTGTTTTCTCTTCACTAGTGCTAGAACCTACTGGCATAGTTAAGCGAGTCACATGGCGTGAAGATAGCCAGGATTGGGCTTTGTTTTGGCTTGAACCTGATGACTCATGTGATGTTTACGCAAACTGTGGCTCTTATTCTATGTGCAACTTCAACAACGCAATAAAGTGCTCATGCTTACCAGGATTTGAACCTCTTTCACCTCATGATTGGCGTACTAGATGTGTAGAGAAGAGAAAATTCCAATGTGGGAAGGGTGCAGGAGAAGGGTTCTTGAAGATGGCTAATGTGAAGATTCCTGATGCTATCGGGACCCACGTTTACACGAATTTGAGCTTGAAAGAGTGTGAAATGGAGTGCTTGAGGAGCTGTAATTGCAGTGGATATGCTAGTTTAGATATAAATAATGAGGGACAAGGCTGTTTAGCTTGGTATGGTGAGCTAAATGACATGCAGCAATATACTGATGAGGGACAGGACTTTTATCTGCGAGTGGAGGCAGGGGAGCTTG CTGCATATGCAAAGAACAGCTCAAAATCCTCCAAGGCTACGAATTGGATGGTTAGAGTTATCATTTTGTTTGCTATTGCGTTGCTGCTTCTTTTTGTGTCAATTTACCTTCACTCTCGAAAGAAACGTGCGAGAAAAG GCTATCTAGAGAAGCGAAGGAGATGTGAGTTGCTATCATTGGATCCAGAAACTTGCATGTCAAGTTCTAAGGACCTTCCGAGCGCCCATGAGTGCGAAGAGAATTTAAATATAACCTTCTATGATCTAGGCACCATCAGAGCTGCAACAGACAATTTTTCTTCCGAAAGAAAACTTGGAGAAGGTGGATTTGGCCCTGTCTATAAG GGAAAGCTATCAAATGGAAAGGAGGTAGCTATTAAAAGGCTATCGAAGAACTCAGGACAAGGAATTGACGAGTTTAAGAATGAAGTTTTGTTAATTGCCAAACTTCAGCACAGAAATCTTGTCAGGCTTCTTGGCTGTTGCATTGAAGCAGAAGAAAAGATGCTGATCTATGAATACATGCCTAACAAAAGCCTGGACTGCTTTATTTTTG ATCAGTCAAGAAAAGCATCTCTGGGATGGGAAGAGCGCTTTGAAATCATAATGGGCATTGCTCGAGGGATCCTATATCTTCATCAGGACTCTAGGTTAAGAATCATCCATAGAGACTTGAAAACAAGCAATGTTCTTCTAGATGGAGAGATGAGTGCCAAAATTTCAGATTTCGGGACTGCAAGGATCTTTTGTGGGAACCAAAACCAAGCAAATACAAACAGAGTCGTCGGCACATT TGGATACATGTCACCAGAGTATGCTCTGGATGGCCTCTTCTCTGTAAAATCCGACGTCTTTAGTTTTGGAGTCTTACTTCTGGAGATCATTAGTGGTAGGAAGAACATAGGTTTTTTCAAAGAAGATCTCTCCTCAAATTTGATACGATAT ACATGGAATCTGTGGAAAGATGGAAAAGCCTTGGAGATGATGGACCTATCAATCAGGCAATCATGTCCTAGTTCAGAAGTACTGCGATGCATTCAAGTTGGTCTGCTGTGTGTGCAAGATTGTGCAGCAAACAGGCCAACAATGTCCGAAATTATCTTCATGTTGAGCACTGACACAACTCTTCCATCTCCAACACAACCTACCTTTTCAATCACGAGAAGTCAGAATGATCCCAGTTCTCCTGCTATAGACACAAGTTCTTCAGTGAATCAGGTGACAA
- the LOC118031510 gene encoding G-type lectin S-receptor-like serine/threonine-protein kinase At4g27290 isoform X2: protein METGKLFLLFSLIMLQFSSCTSQDSLKTNHNIKRENLKLREREPEVEEEEKEEEDKRGKYKEIWRNKCLRGRCRFQKSGLILQQKQVIAWTLKVEKSNLLIQPRNFSGDLSEAISILHKAKFNTFPKATVYPLMEAEKLFLLFFSLLMLQFSSCTSHDSLKTNQTIKEGDILISKGDNFALGFFRPGSSSNRYLGIWYHKVPEKTVVWVANRNDPIIGSSGFLFINQHGNLVLYGNDDLKLPVWSTNVSVEENDTCEAQLLDSGNLILVRKRSRKTVWQSFDYPTNILLPGMKLGLDRKLGIDRFLTSWRSAEDPGIGDFSLMINPNGSPQIFLYNGTKPISRSPPWPWRSQTGLYKSTFVNDPDEIYWVYRVPDDSYLLRLIVDHPGHVKALTWRQSDGQWKEYWKSPQFHCDYYGNCGAYSTCELANLNEFGCACLPGFEPKYPLEWSARDGSGGCVRKRLHTSSVCQHGEGFVKVENVILPESSAAVWVDMSKSLADCEVQCKRNCSCSAYAIPGQNYGCLTWYKELVDINYVRSESHDLYVRVDAYELADTKRKSNDSREKTMLAVLAPSIALLWFLISLFAYLWLKKRAKKANKLGQGGFGSVYKGLLANGKEVAIKRLSRSSGQGTEEFKNEVMVIARLQHRNLVKLLGYCTQDGEQMLIYEYLTNKSLDSFLFDESRRLLLDWRKRFDIIVGIARGILYLHQDSRLRIIHRDLKCSNILLDAEMNPKISDFGMAKIFEGNQTEDRTRRVVGTYGYMSPEYAVFGNFSVKSDVFSFGVMLLEIVSGKKNNRFYQQNPPLTLIGYVWELWREDKALEIVDPSLKELYHPREALKCIHIGLLCVQEDAADRPSMLAVVFMLSNETEIPSPKQPAFLFRKSDKFPDLALDVEDGQCSVNEVTITEFACR from the exons ATGGAAACTGGGAAACTGTTCCtgcttttttctcttataatgCTCCAATTCTCATCTTGTACATCCCAAGACTCCTTAAAGACCAACCATAACATTAAAAGAGAGAATCtgaaattgagagagagagaaccagaagtcgaagaagaagagaaagaagaagaagataaaagaggGAAATATAAAGAGATTTGGAGAAATAAGTGTTTAAG AGGACGGTGTCGTTTCCAAAAATCTGGATTGATACTTCAACAAAAACAAGTCATTGCCTGGACTTTGAAGGTTGAAAAGAGTAACCTATTAATTCAGCCACGCAACTTCTCTGGAGACTTGTCTGAGGCCATATCCATTCTCCACAAAGCAAAATTTAACACTTTTCCAAAAGCCACAGTTTACCCACTCATGGAAGCTGAAAAACTGttcctgctttttttttctcttttaatgctCCAATTCTCGTCTTGTACATCCCACGACTCCTTAAAGACGAACCAAACCATTAAAGAAGGTGACATTCTTATCTCCAAAGGAGATAATTTCGCACTGGGATTTTTCAGACCAGGTAGTTCTAGCAATAGATATCTTGGAATTTGGTACCATAAAGTACCAGAAAAAACTGTGGTGTGGGTTGCAAACAGGAACGATCCAATCATTGGTTCCTCCGGATTTCTCTTTATAAACCAACATGGAAACCTCGTTCTCTATGGTAACGATGACCTAAAGCTTCCTGTGTGGTCTACAAATGTTTCAGTGGAAGAAAATGATACTTGCGAAGCTCAACTCTTGGATTCAGGAAATTTGATATTGGTCAGGAAAAGAAGCAGAAAAACTGTATGGCAAAGCTTCGATTATCCTACGAACATCCTGCTTCCTGGAATGAAACTGGGGCTGGATCGAAAATTAGGAATTGATCGGTTCCTAACATCATGGAGATCAGCTGAAGACCCTGGGATTGGAGACTTTTCACTTATGATCAACCCAAATGGCTCCCCGCAAATCTTTCTCTATAATGGTACAAAGCCAATTAGTAGATCCCCTCCTTGGCCATGGAGAAGTCAAACGGGCTTATACAAAAGCACTTTTGTAAATGATCCAGATGAAATATACTGGGTCTACAGAGTTCCTGATGATTCTTATCTGCTAAGATTAATAGTGGATCATCCAGGACATGTAAAGGCTTTAACATGGCGACAAAGTGATGGTCAGTGGAAGGAATACTGGAAGTCCCCTCAGTTTCACTGCGACTATTATGGAAATTGTGGTGCTTATAGTACGTGTGAACTCGCCAATCTAAATGAATTTGGATGTGCCTGTCTACCTGGGTTCGAGCCCAAGTACCCATTGGAATGGTCTGCGAGAGATGGGTCCGGTGGTTGTGTCAGGAAGCGGCTACATACGTCTTCGGTGTGCCAGCATGGAGAAGGGTTTGTGAAGGTGGAAAATGTAATTCTTCCGGAAAGTTCAGCTGCAGTTTGGGTGGATATGAGCAAGAGTCTTGCAGACTGCGAAGTGCAATGCAAGAGGAATTGCTCATGCTCTGCATACGCAATTCCCGGACAAAATTATGGTTGTTTGACATGGTACAAGGAATTAGTAGACATTAATTATGTTAGGAGTGAAAGTCATGATCTGTATGTTCGTGTTGATGCATATGAATTAG CTGACACTAAAAGGAAGTCAAATGATTCTCGTGAAAAAACGATGCTGGCCGTTTTAGCACCATCAATTGCGTTATTGTGGTTTCTCATTAGCCTGTTTGCTTATCTGTGGCTCAAGAAGAGAGCAAAAAAAG CTAACAAACTCGGGCAAGGTGGTTTTGGCTCTGTTTATAAG GGTCTGCTAGCTAATGGAAAGGAGGTTGCAATAAAAAGGTTATCTAGAAGTTCAGGACAAGGAAcagaagaatttaaaaatgaagttaTGGTAATTGCAAGGCTTCAACACAGGAATCTGGTGAAGCTTCTAGGTTATTGCACTCAGGATGGAGAACAAATGTTAATCTATGAATACTTGACAAACAAAAGCTTGGACTCGTTTCTCTTCG ATGAAAGCAGAAGATTGTTATTGGAttggcgaaaacgctttgataTTATTGTTGGAATAGCTCGTGGGATTTTATATCTTCACCAAGACTCCAGGTTGAGAATCATTCACAGGGATTTAAAATGTAGCAACATTCTACTGGATGCAGAGATGAACCcaaaaatatcagattttggAATGGCAAAAATATTTGAAGGCAACCAAACTGAAGATAGGACAAGGAGAGTTGTAGGAACATA TGGCTACATGTCACCAGAATATGCTGTGTTTGGAAACTTTTCTGTAAAATCAGATGTTTTCAGTTTTGGGGTCATGTTGCTAGAGATTGTTAGTGGAAAAAAGAACAATAGATTTTATCAACAGAATCCTCCATTGACCTTGATTGGATAT GTGTGGGAATTATGGAGAGAAGACAAAGCATTGGAGATAGTTGATCCATCACTGAAGGAGTTGTATCATCCGCGTGAAGCCTTGAAATGCATACATATTGGTCTACTGTGCGTGCAAGAAGATGCCGCGGACAGACCATCTATGTTGGCAGTTGTTTTTATGTTGAGTAACGAAACAGAGATTCCTTCTCCAAAACAACCTGCATTCCTTTTTAGAAAATCTGATAAATTTCCTGATCTAGCATTAGACGTAGAAGATGGACAGTGTTCTGTAAATGAGGTGACAATTACTGAATTCGCTTGTCGCTGA
- the LOC118031510 gene encoding G-type lectin S-receptor-like serine/threonine-protein kinase At4g27290 isoform X3: METGKLFLLFSLIMLQFSSCTSQDSLKTNHNIKRENLKLREREPEVEEEEKEEEDKRGKYKEIWRNKCLRGRCRFQKSGLILQQKQVIAWTLKVEKSNLLIQPRNFSGDLSEAISILHKAKFNTFPKATVYPLMEAEKLFLLFFSLLMLQFSSCTSHDSLKTNQTIKEGDILISKGDNFALGFFRPGSSSNRYLGIWYHKVPEKTVVWVANRNDPIIGSSGFLFINQHGNLVLYGNDDLKLPVWSTNVSVEENDTCEAQLLDSGNLILVRKRSRKTVWQSFDYPTNILLPGMKLGLDRKLGIDRFLTSWRSAEDPGIGDFSLMINPNGSPQIFLYNGTKPISRSPPWPWRSQTGLYKSTFVNDPDEIYWVYRVPDDSYLLRLIVDHPGHVKALTWRQSDGQWKEYWKSPQFHCDYYGNCGAYSTCELANLNEFGCACLPGFEPKYPLEWSARDGSGGCVRKRLHTSSVCQHGEGFVKVENVILPESSAAVWVDMSKSLADCEVQCKRNCSCSAYAIPGQNYGCLTWYKELVDINYVRSESHDLYVRVDAYELADTKRKSNDSREKTMLAVLAPSIALLWFLISLFAYLWLKKRAKKGTELQGLLANGKEVAIKRLSRSSGQGTEEFKNEVMVIARLQHRNLVKLLGYCTQDGEQMLIYEYLTNKSLDSFLFDESRRLLLDWRKRFDIIVGIARGILYLHQDSRLRIIHRDLKCSNILLDAEMNPKISDFGMAKIFEGNQTEDRTRRVVGTYGYMSPEYAVFGNFSVKSDVFSFGVMLLEIVSGKKNNRFYQQNPPLTLIGYVWELWREDKALEIVDPSLKELYHPREALKCIHIGLLCVQEDAADRPSMLAVVFMLSNETEIPSPKQPAFLFRKSDKFPDLALDVEDGQCSVNEVTITEFACR; the protein is encoded by the exons ATGGAAACTGGGAAACTGTTCCtgcttttttctcttataatgCTCCAATTCTCATCTTGTACATCCCAAGACTCCTTAAAGACCAACCATAACATTAAAAGAGAGAATCtgaaattgagagagagagaaccagaagtcgaagaagaagagaaagaagaagaagataaaagaggGAAATATAAAGAGATTTGGAGAAATAAGTGTTTAAG AGGACGGTGTCGTTTCCAAAAATCTGGATTGATACTTCAACAAAAACAAGTCATTGCCTGGACTTTGAAGGTTGAAAAGAGTAACCTATTAATTCAGCCACGCAACTTCTCTGGAGACTTGTCTGAGGCCATATCCATTCTCCACAAAGCAAAATTTAACACTTTTCCAAAAGCCACAGTTTACCCACTCATGGAAGCTGAAAAACTGttcctgctttttttttctcttttaatgctCCAATTCTCGTCTTGTACATCCCACGACTCCTTAAAGACGAACCAAACCATTAAAGAAGGTGACATTCTTATCTCCAAAGGAGATAATTTCGCACTGGGATTTTTCAGACCAGGTAGTTCTAGCAATAGATATCTTGGAATTTGGTACCATAAAGTACCAGAAAAAACTGTGGTGTGGGTTGCAAACAGGAACGATCCAATCATTGGTTCCTCCGGATTTCTCTTTATAAACCAACATGGAAACCTCGTTCTCTATGGTAACGATGACCTAAAGCTTCCTGTGTGGTCTACAAATGTTTCAGTGGAAGAAAATGATACTTGCGAAGCTCAACTCTTGGATTCAGGAAATTTGATATTGGTCAGGAAAAGAAGCAGAAAAACTGTATGGCAAAGCTTCGATTATCCTACGAACATCCTGCTTCCTGGAATGAAACTGGGGCTGGATCGAAAATTAGGAATTGATCGGTTCCTAACATCATGGAGATCAGCTGAAGACCCTGGGATTGGAGACTTTTCACTTATGATCAACCCAAATGGCTCCCCGCAAATCTTTCTCTATAATGGTACAAAGCCAATTAGTAGATCCCCTCCTTGGCCATGGAGAAGTCAAACGGGCTTATACAAAAGCACTTTTGTAAATGATCCAGATGAAATATACTGGGTCTACAGAGTTCCTGATGATTCTTATCTGCTAAGATTAATAGTGGATCATCCAGGACATGTAAAGGCTTTAACATGGCGACAAAGTGATGGTCAGTGGAAGGAATACTGGAAGTCCCCTCAGTTTCACTGCGACTATTATGGAAATTGTGGTGCTTATAGTACGTGTGAACTCGCCAATCTAAATGAATTTGGATGTGCCTGTCTACCTGGGTTCGAGCCCAAGTACCCATTGGAATGGTCTGCGAGAGATGGGTCCGGTGGTTGTGTCAGGAAGCGGCTACATACGTCTTCGGTGTGCCAGCATGGAGAAGGGTTTGTGAAGGTGGAAAATGTAATTCTTCCGGAAAGTTCAGCTGCAGTTTGGGTGGATATGAGCAAGAGTCTTGCAGACTGCGAAGTGCAATGCAAGAGGAATTGCTCATGCTCTGCATACGCAATTCCCGGACAAAATTATGGTTGTTTGACATGGTACAAGGAATTAGTAGACATTAATTATGTTAGGAGTGAAAGTCATGATCTGTATGTTCGTGTTGATGCATATGAATTAG CTGACACTAAAAGGAAGTCAAATGATTCTCGTGAAAAAACGATGCTGGCCGTTTTAGCACCATCAATTGCGTTATTGTGGTTTCTCATTAGCCTGTTTGCTTATCTGTGGCTCAAGAAGAGAGCAAAAAAAGGTACTGAACTGCAG GGTCTGCTAGCTAATGGAAAGGAGGTTGCAATAAAAAGGTTATCTAGAAGTTCAGGACAAGGAAcagaagaatttaaaaatgaagttaTGGTAATTGCAAGGCTTCAACACAGGAATCTGGTGAAGCTTCTAGGTTATTGCACTCAGGATGGAGAACAAATGTTAATCTATGAATACTTGACAAACAAAAGCTTGGACTCGTTTCTCTTCG ATGAAAGCAGAAGATTGTTATTGGAttggcgaaaacgctttgataTTATTGTTGGAATAGCTCGTGGGATTTTATATCTTCACCAAGACTCCAGGTTGAGAATCATTCACAGGGATTTAAAATGTAGCAACATTCTACTGGATGCAGAGATGAACCcaaaaatatcagattttggAATGGCAAAAATATTTGAAGGCAACCAAACTGAAGATAGGACAAGGAGAGTTGTAGGAACATA TGGCTACATGTCACCAGAATATGCTGTGTTTGGAAACTTTTCTGTAAAATCAGATGTTTTCAGTTTTGGGGTCATGTTGCTAGAGATTGTTAGTGGAAAAAAGAACAATAGATTTTATCAACAGAATCCTCCATTGACCTTGATTGGATAT GTGTGGGAATTATGGAGAGAAGACAAAGCATTGGAGATAGTTGATCCATCACTGAAGGAGTTGTATCATCCGCGTGAAGCCTTGAAATGCATACATATTGGTCTACTGTGCGTGCAAGAAGATGCCGCGGACAGACCATCTATGTTGGCAGTTGTTTTTATGTTGAGTAACGAAACAGAGATTCCTTCTCCAAAACAACCTGCATTCCTTTTTAGAAAATCTGATAAATTTCCTGATCTAGCATTAGACGTAGAAGATGGACAGTGTTCTGTAAATGAGGTGACAATTACTGAATTCGCTTGTCGCTGA
- the LOC118031510 gene encoding G-type lectin S-receptor-like serine/threonine-protein kinase RKS1 isoform X1, whose product METGKLFLLFSLIMLQFSSCTSQDSLKTNHNIKRENLKLREREPEVEEEEKEEEDKRGKYKEIWRNKCLRGRCRFQKSGLILQQKQVIAWTLKVEKSNLLIQPRNFSGDLSEAISILHKAKFNTFPKATVYPLMEAEKLFLLFFSLLMLQFSSCTSHDSLKTNQTIKEGDILISKGDNFALGFFRPGSSSNRYLGIWYHKVPEKTVVWVANRNDPIIGSSGFLFINQHGNLVLYGNDDLKLPVWSTNVSVEENDTCEAQLLDSGNLILVRKRSRKTVWQSFDYPTNILLPGMKLGLDRKLGIDRFLTSWRSAEDPGIGDFSLMINPNGSPQIFLYNGTKPISRSPPWPWRSQTGLYKSTFVNDPDEIYWVYRVPDDSYLLRLIVDHPGHVKALTWRQSDGQWKEYWKSPQFHCDYYGNCGAYSTCELANLNEFGCACLPGFEPKYPLEWSARDGSGGCVRKRLHTSSVCQHGEGFVKVENVILPESSAAVWVDMSKSLADCEVQCKRNCSCSAYAIPGQNYGCLTWYKELVDINYVRSESHDLYVRVDAYELADTKRKSNDSREKTMLAVLAPSIALLWFLISLFAYLWLKKRAKKGTELQVNSTSTELEYFRLSTVTAATNNFSPANKLGQGGFGSVYKGLLANGKEVAIKRLSRSSGQGTEEFKNEVMVIARLQHRNLVKLLGYCTQDGEQMLIYEYLTNKSLDSFLFDESRRLLLDWRKRFDIIVGIARGILYLHQDSRLRIIHRDLKCSNILLDAEMNPKISDFGMAKIFEGNQTEDRTRRVVGTYGYMSPEYAVFGNFSVKSDVFSFGVMLLEIVSGKKNNRFYQQNPPLTLIGYVWELWREDKALEIVDPSLKELYHPREALKCIHIGLLCVQEDAADRPSMLAVVFMLSNETEIPSPKQPAFLFRKSDKFPDLALDVEDGQCSVNEVTITEFACR is encoded by the exons ATGGAAACTGGGAAACTGTTCCtgcttttttctcttataatgCTCCAATTCTCATCTTGTACATCCCAAGACTCCTTAAAGACCAACCATAACATTAAAAGAGAGAATCtgaaattgagagagagagaaccagaagtcgaagaagaagagaaagaagaagaagataaaagaggGAAATATAAAGAGATTTGGAGAAATAAGTGTTTAAG AGGACGGTGTCGTTTCCAAAAATCTGGATTGATACTTCAACAAAAACAAGTCATTGCCTGGACTTTGAAGGTTGAAAAGAGTAACCTATTAATTCAGCCACGCAACTTCTCTGGAGACTTGTCTGAGGCCATATCCATTCTCCACAAAGCAAAATTTAACACTTTTCCAAAAGCCACAGTTTACCCACTCATGGAAGCTGAAAAACTGttcctgctttttttttctcttttaatgctCCAATTCTCGTCTTGTACATCCCACGACTCCTTAAAGACGAACCAAACCATTAAAGAAGGTGACATTCTTATCTCCAAAGGAGATAATTTCGCACTGGGATTTTTCAGACCAGGTAGTTCTAGCAATAGATATCTTGGAATTTGGTACCATAAAGTACCAGAAAAAACTGTGGTGTGGGTTGCAAACAGGAACGATCCAATCATTGGTTCCTCCGGATTTCTCTTTATAAACCAACATGGAAACCTCGTTCTCTATGGTAACGATGACCTAAAGCTTCCTGTGTGGTCTACAAATGTTTCAGTGGAAGAAAATGATACTTGCGAAGCTCAACTCTTGGATTCAGGAAATTTGATATTGGTCAGGAAAAGAAGCAGAAAAACTGTATGGCAAAGCTTCGATTATCCTACGAACATCCTGCTTCCTGGAATGAAACTGGGGCTGGATCGAAAATTAGGAATTGATCGGTTCCTAACATCATGGAGATCAGCTGAAGACCCTGGGATTGGAGACTTTTCACTTATGATCAACCCAAATGGCTCCCCGCAAATCTTTCTCTATAATGGTACAAAGCCAATTAGTAGATCCCCTCCTTGGCCATGGAGAAGTCAAACGGGCTTATACAAAAGCACTTTTGTAAATGATCCAGATGAAATATACTGGGTCTACAGAGTTCCTGATGATTCTTATCTGCTAAGATTAATAGTGGATCATCCAGGACATGTAAAGGCTTTAACATGGCGACAAAGTGATGGTCAGTGGAAGGAATACTGGAAGTCCCCTCAGTTTCACTGCGACTATTATGGAAATTGTGGTGCTTATAGTACGTGTGAACTCGCCAATCTAAATGAATTTGGATGTGCCTGTCTACCTGGGTTCGAGCCCAAGTACCCATTGGAATGGTCTGCGAGAGATGGGTCCGGTGGTTGTGTCAGGAAGCGGCTACATACGTCTTCGGTGTGCCAGCATGGAGAAGGGTTTGTGAAGGTGGAAAATGTAATTCTTCCGGAAAGTTCAGCTGCAGTTTGGGTGGATATGAGCAAGAGTCTTGCAGACTGCGAAGTGCAATGCAAGAGGAATTGCTCATGCTCTGCATACGCAATTCCCGGACAAAATTATGGTTGTTTGACATGGTACAAGGAATTAGTAGACATTAATTATGTTAGGAGTGAAAGTCATGATCTGTATGTTCGTGTTGATGCATATGAATTAG CTGACACTAAAAGGAAGTCAAATGATTCTCGTGAAAAAACGATGCTGGCCGTTTTAGCACCATCAATTGCGTTATTGTGGTTTCTCATTAGCCTGTTTGCTTATCTGTGGCTCAAGAAGAGAGCAAAAAAAGGTACTGAACTGCAGGTAAACAGCACTTCTACTGAATTGGAATATTTCAGGCTCAGCACCGTAACGGCGGCCACTAACAATTTCTCTCCAGCTAACAAACTCGGGCAAGGTGGTTTTGGCTCTGTTTATAAG GGTCTGCTAGCTAATGGAAAGGAGGTTGCAATAAAAAGGTTATCTAGAAGTTCAGGACAAGGAAcagaagaatttaaaaatgaagttaTGGTAATTGCAAGGCTTCAACACAGGAATCTGGTGAAGCTTCTAGGTTATTGCACTCAGGATGGAGAACAAATGTTAATCTATGAATACTTGACAAACAAAAGCTTGGACTCGTTTCTCTTCG ATGAAAGCAGAAGATTGTTATTGGAttggcgaaaacgctttgataTTATTGTTGGAATAGCTCGTGGGATTTTATATCTTCACCAAGACTCCAGGTTGAGAATCATTCACAGGGATTTAAAATGTAGCAACATTCTACTGGATGCAGAGATGAACCcaaaaatatcagattttggAATGGCAAAAATATTTGAAGGCAACCAAACTGAAGATAGGACAAGGAGAGTTGTAGGAACATA TGGCTACATGTCACCAGAATATGCTGTGTTTGGAAACTTTTCTGTAAAATCAGATGTTTTCAGTTTTGGGGTCATGTTGCTAGAGATTGTTAGTGGAAAAAAGAACAATAGATTTTATCAACAGAATCCTCCATTGACCTTGATTGGATAT GTGTGGGAATTATGGAGAGAAGACAAAGCATTGGAGATAGTTGATCCATCACTGAAGGAGTTGTATCATCCGCGTGAAGCCTTGAAATGCATACATATTGGTCTACTGTGCGTGCAAGAAGATGCCGCGGACAGACCATCTATGTTGGCAGTTGTTTTTATGTTGAGTAACGAAACAGAGATTCCTTCTCCAAAACAACCTGCATTCCTTTTTAGAAAATCTGATAAATTTCCTGATCTAGCATTAGACGTAGAAGATGGACAGTGTTCTGTAAATGAGGTGACAATTACTGAATTCGCTTGTCGCTGA